ACGAAACTTGACGATATCTCCTATCAACGTGACGGTCCCCAGCGGGGGGACGCTTCAATTCGCCCTGTCCTTTGATACAACCAATAATCCTCCCGTTTTATGGAACGTCAGCGGGGTCTTGAATGGGCAGAACGCTGTGGGGACGATTACCCAGAGCGGTTTTTACACAGCCCCCTTGCTGCTGCCGACCGACCAACCGATTCGGGTCGGTATCAGCGCCACAAACGCCAATACAACGTTTTTTGCCGCCTCCACTACCGTAACCATTCTTCCGCCGCCTCAATGAGGGGTGCGCAGGCCGGCATGAGTTCTGATTTCGCGGAATAATCCAACTCCTTTCATTATCCCGGTTTATCCACAGGGGAGATCCTTTACGCACGCGGTGTGGTGACCTTATGCGAATTCTCTCTGCGGCGGAGATGCGGGAAGTCGATGAACTGACCAGCGAGCGTCATGGCATTCCCAGCTTGACCCTGATGGAGAATGCCGGATCCGGGATCGCGGCGCATTGCGCCTCGCGCGTAAATTCCCTTGGCTCGACACAGATCCTCATCGTTTGTGGAAAAGGCAACAACGGCGGCGACGGCCTGGTGGCGGCCCGGTATCTCATCCAACGCGGCCTGTCCATCCATGTTGTGCTGCTCGCCTCCTACGAGCAGGTGAAAGGCGATGCCCGGGCAAACCTGGATGCGCTCATTCAGACCGGCCTCCGGCCACACTCCATCATGAAGATTGAGGACTGGGTCGAATACGCCTCTTCGATGCCCGCCCTCGATCTGGTCGTGGACGCCATTCTCGGCACCGGGCTCACCCATCCGGTGGAGGGATTCCTGTCACAAGTGATTGAGGACATCAACCGGCGTTTTTCCCCCGAAACGGTTCTTGCGGTCGACCTTCCTTCCGGACTGGTCGCCGATTCCCACGAAGTGGTGGGCCCCGCCATCCGTGCCCATACCACATTGACCATGACGGCTCCCAAGGTCTGCCTCGCCTTCCCTCCCGCGGCCGAGTTGGCGGGAGAGGTCCAAGTGATTCCGATTGGGAGCCCTGACTCATTAGTCGACGAGAGAGCGAAACAAAACCTTTACTGGTTGAAGGAATCTGATTGCCGGTTTGTTGTCGCCCCCCGTCCGGTGGGCTCCAACAAGGGCGCTTACGGCCACGCCCTGATCATTGCGGGCTCTGTGGGAAAAACCGGCGCCGCCGCCCTGGCGGGCCGTTCGGCCCTGCGGGCGGGAGCAGGACTGGTCACCGTGGCGACTGCGGCCAGCGCCCAGCCCCTGGTGGCTCAGTCCATGCCGGAGTTGATGACTATTCCGCTGGCCGAAACACCGGTCGGCAGCGTCGATCTCGCCTGTTTTGACTATGGAGTCCTCGACAACGCGCTGTCCGGAAAGACGGTTCTGGCCATCGGCCCGGGAATGTCGATGTTTCCGGATACCCAGGAATTCATTCGACGCGTGGTGACCCGATACCGGCTTCCCATGATCCTTGATGCGGACGCGGTCAATGCCTTTGTGGATCATACTTCGGACCTGGATGGGAAAGGCCGAACCCTCATCCTGACTCCGCACCCGGGGGAATTCGCGCGCTTGATCCGGACCACTCCGCAAGTCGTTCAGGCCGATCGTAGAGACTTTGCGCGCGAGTTCGCCACGCGACACCAGGTGATCCTGGTGCTGAAGGGGTTCCGCACGGTCGTCGCCACACCGGAGGGCGACATCCTTGTGTCTCCGGCGGGAAATCCGGGAATGGCCAAGGGGGGCTCGGGCGATGCGCTGACCGGAATCATGGCCGGCCTGTTGTCGCAATTCTCAAAGGCGCCCCCTGCCCGGGTCGCGTCCGCCGCTGTGTTTCTTCATGGCCGGGCGGGCGATTATGCGAGAGATCGTTGGGGAGAGACGGCCATGCTGGCAGGCGATCTGATTGATTCTCTGCCGGAGGTTTTGCGGGACCTCGCTCGTTCAACCACACCCCTGTCTGACCGCACCACCCTGTGATATGATTTTCACGATGCCTCGACGAATGGAGCCGACCACCCAGGAAATCTCAACGCACGCTTCCGAGGAGACTTATCAATTTGGCTTCAATCTGGGGCGGTCTCTTTCAACCCCCCGGAATGTCCTCCTGTTTGGCGAGCTCGGCGTCGGAAAGACGGTTCTGGCAAAGGGATTGGTGTGTGGGCTGGGCATCGAGGACCCGAACGATGTGGTGAGCCCTTCCTTCACCCTGATCCAGGAGTATCATATCAACGCCAGGATCATCCATCACGTGGACTTGTACCGGGTCGATGACCCCCGGGAGATTGAGGGGCTCGGGCTCGAGGAGTTGCTCCTCGATGACTCCGCGTATGTTATCGTGGAGTGGGCAGACAAACTGCCGCTCTCAAATATTCCGGGCACCATTCACATTCACATGCGAGATTTGGGCGATGACGACCGCGCCATCCAGGTGGAATACCGATGAAACTCAATATGGAAATCGTGTCTCTGGAAAACGACCACCGACGTATGGTCGAATTCGAACCCAAGCTGCTCATCTGTGCTGAATTCTCCGGCTGGAAGCAGGTCCTGGGCGGGGATCAGAAGGCATCGCTCGAAAAGACGGAGGGGGGCCTTCTGGAAAGAACTCCGCACTTTTTCCCGGTTTCCCCCTACCTGCTGACCAATGACGACAGGATCGTTGTCCAGGGCAAGCATACGTCCGGCGAAGTGGAATACGTCGCGCTCAAATTTGAAGACGAGGTCTATCTCTCGGTCGGAAGCGATCACTGCGACCGCCAGACCGAGACCTTTTCGCTGGGGAAATCCAAGCAACTCTGCCCGAAAGTCATGGCGCGACAGATGATCCTTCACCGGGAAATACGCCCCTACCGGGATGAACTGAAGCTGAGTTCCTTCGTGGCTTCCTATGACCGCAAGGTGCCTTACCAGTCGGCTTTCGTCGCCGACTTGATGCGGCTGGGATCGCTCATCCGCAGTTGCCCGCTGAATATCGACCTGAATGGGGCAGTCATGTTCTCGGGCACCGTCCCCACCATTGCCGATATGCCGGCCTACGCCTCGCATTTTTACTTTCAACTTGAGCTGGCGAGATTCAAACTTTCGATTGCCCACGACTACGCTATTGAAGTGTTGCCCGAGGCGGTGTAACCGGTGTGGGCGATATTTTCTCAGGTCCGTTTCATGTTCCAATTCATCATTTTCAACGGTCAATCAAAACGCCGTCCCATTTCCGCGGGACGACGACCGTCGTCGGGTCACGAATTTTCCATCCACAGGGATCCACACCACAGGGTTTTCCTCTCCTGCCTGATGTTTGCCTGCATGATTATTCCTGCCGGTCTTCCGGGCCAATCCGCCCCGCCACGATTGCGCAAGCCGGGCACCCCCGCGGCCAAGGAACCCGCGCAGCCCACGCCCTCGCGTTTGATCGGGAACTACAAATCACGCGAGGACCACGGCCCCTATTCAAAGGTCATCTACCGCAATGACCTTGTCTTGATCGTCAAGGAGCACCATGCCACACCGTTGGCTTCCCTGACTCTGCTCTTGAAGATTCCAGGTCTTGCGCCGACTGCCGAAAACGAATTATTGCTGAGAGTCGCAGCGCTGACCCTTCTCCCCTCGAATGAACCCCTCGAAACGAACGGCACAGAGTCGTCCTTCTCTTCCCTTGGCGGAATTACCCGTTCAACGGTGACGCCGGACCGAATGGAATGGACAGTCACCTTCCCGGCGGAGGCTATCCAGAAAATATATCCACTGGTCGTCCAGAGACTTCTCAAGACGGAACCTTCCCCGGAATTGGTGACCTCAGCGCTGAAAACCCTGTCGCGGCCGGAAGGAATGAACGATCGCAGTGCCGGGGGACGCGAGTTATTCATCCTGATGGGTTACCCGGCCCCAATTTCGGTCCCTTCGGAAGCGACACCTGACCTCTTGACCTCTCTGAAGCAGTTTCTCACACACTCACTCCAGGCCTCCCAGATGATTGTTTCGGTTGTCGGAGATTTTGACCGCGAGAGGGTGATTCAACAGGTGGGAGAACACTTCCTGAGGCTTCCGGAACAACCGTCGAAACCTAAGGCCACTCCTGTTCCCATAAGCCCCACGCCAGGGCTCCAGTACACCCTGCTCCAATCCACGGATGGATTGGCGGGGGCTGGTTTTTATTTCCATTCAAAGCCCGCCTGGACCCCGACCTTCGCGGTGTTGTCTTCCCTTCTCGCCCGGGGAGAAATGTCTTCGCTGCGCCACGATCTGATGTACCAGCGCGCCCTGATCTCCTCCCTTTCCGCTGAGGGGCTCCAGGTCGACGGTGAAAATTTCTTTGCAGTCCACTTCTCCTGTCCTTCCGAGGCGCTCGACCAAGCGACTGTTTACCTTCTGGCGCGCCTTCGCCAAATTACCAGTGCAGCACCCTCCGATGACGAGATGCTGCGGGCGCGTCGACAGTTTACTCTGGCTTGGGAGCTGGCAAATCGGGCGCCTTCCGCTGTCAGTGAGCGTTTAGCGGAATACGAAGCCGGGCGGGGTTATCTGGCCTACACGACTGTGCTGTCGGATCTCGACAAGGTCACGGCAGAGGAAGTCGCCGGAGCTGCAAACGGACTGTTCACGCTGGATACAGCACATGCCATCGAGCGCTGGCCGATGGCTCTTGCCTCGAGGCCATTTACTCCCGCGAGCTACCGCGATTTTGTCGACCTGGCGGTTCCACGGGCGTTGAACAAGATCGGGAAGAAGGCGGAGCAGGGGAGCGCCAACCTGCCTGCATCCCCGGAACGATCCGCCCCCTATGTAGGCAACCTCGACCGCAGCCAGTTGAAAGCCGAGCCTTGGAACAAGTATTCCATCCTTCGGGGACCGAATGTCTTTGTCAACGAATTCCATCTTTCGCCCCTGGTCACCATCGAGGTCCTCTACCCCGGCGGACAATTCTTCGAATCGAACGACCTTGCGGGCATGACCGCGCTCGCCGTGTGGTCCTCCATTCAGTCAACAAAGGACAAGACCCATGACGAATTGTGGTTCCAGCTCGAGTCTCTGGGCGCGACCCTTGTCCCCCTTGTGAAAAACGATCTATTCGGCTATGCCCTGACCGCCCCTCCTTCGACGGCCCCCGCCTGTATCGACCTCCTCCTGGAGATGCTCCTGGAACCGAGATTCTCAACGGAGGATGTCGCCGCCGTGAAGTTGCAACTGCTCGAACAACTCCAATCTCAACTCGAATCCCCGCGGAGTTTTGCAGCCGACAAACTGAGAACCTCTTTTTTCAGTCATACCGACCTCTACCCTTCCCTCGCTAAGCGGATGGCCACTGTCCGGAAGGCAACGGAGAAGGACATGGCGGCCTGGTGGGAGCGCATCCAGAAGGACATTCAGCCGACCCTGGTCATCCTGGGCGATACTCAGGGAACGGAATACGTCGCGCCCTTCGCCCGAAAACTCAGCAGCTCTAAATGGAAACCCGGTTCGTTTGAGCCGCTCAGTACCATCAAGACACCCAAACTGCCGGCCATGGTCCAGGACTCCGTTCAGACCGCCCTGTCTCCACTTTTGATGATGGGTTTCCATGGTCCCGCGTTCGGCGCCCCGGAGACGGATGTGATTGAGATCGCGAAGTGGCTCTTTAAAGACGTGTTCAATCACCCCCGCGTGACCGAGTTTTTTTACTTGCGGTCGTTCGAGGGCGACCGGGATGAGCGTCCGGGTGACCCCACCGCCCTTGCCAACCAGGCTCTGAGGCAGATGTCGGCCTTGCTTGCGAGCAACTCGGCTGTCCCCGCCGCACAAAAAATGTGGCAGACCGATCGGAAGTTGCAGGATCTGGATTCCGTCTTCAAGGGGCTTTCCTTCTTTCGACGTTCCTTTGGATCCCCTGATGTCGAATCGGCGGGCAAGGCTGAGCAGACCGCCTCCCAGATGACGGCCCCTCAACTCCGGGACGCGCTCACTACCATCTTCCAGCCCCAAAACCTGCTGGCCTGCTACGTGACCCCATCCTCCCATTAATGTTGAGTTGCGAAAGCCCGCCGCGGCGGGCCACGATCCCGTCTTTTGGGATCGCAGGTTCTTCTCTAGCGGTCGCAAAAGCCCGTGATCCAGCAAGGCGGGATCACGGCTACCAGAGCGTAGAGATCAGGGTACAGGCCCGCAGGGCCGACAGATTGTAGCCCCACCTGATGCTCCGCGCTTTTTGCGGAGCGGAGCGCAGACCCCGTGCATTTAGTGAGCCGGAGCTAGGGTGGGGTAAGGACGAGGAGTACCTCAGTTTAGGCCCGTAGGGCTGCCAGATTGTAGCCCCACCTGATGCTCCGCGCTTTTTGCGGAGCGAGGGTGGGGTAGCAATGAGAGAAAATGCGAGAGCCCCGCTTGCGGGGCGAAAGAATGCCCTTCCGGTCCAGTAAACTGATTATCCGATTCTCCTCGGCGTCTCTGCGGTGAACAGGGTTTGCTTTTCAGACCTGGACGAACTCCTCTCATTTACGCCCGTCCCCCTCAATGATAGAATGATCATCGCATCCAGAAAAGGAAAGGACGCCTATCCCCATGTTGATCGTGATGCGGTCGCATGCCACCCCGGAGGAGATTCGCAAGGTCTGTGAAACCATTGAGTCGATGGGACTCAAGGCGCATCCTATCCCGGGCGCGGAACGGACTGCGATTGGAGTAACGGGCAACCAGGGCGAGGTGGATATCGGCGCCCTCGAGGACCTCCCCGGTGTCGTGGAAACCATAGCGGTCTCAAAACCCTACAAACTGGTCAGCCGTGAATTGAAGCCCGAGGACACCATCGTGCGCGTGGGCAATGCGGCCATCGGATGCAAAGCATTGGCGATTATGGCCGGCCCCTGCGCCATTGAAAGTTATGACCAGGCGATGACGGTTGCAGAGACGGTCAAGAAAAGTGGAGCGCGTTTCTTCCGCGGAGGCGCCTACAAGCCCCGGACCTCCCCATACAGCTTTCAAGGCCTCGGGATCGAAGGGCTGAAAATCCTGGCCAAGGTTCGAGAGGCCTTTGGGCTTGCGATTGTGACGGAGGCGGTCGATCCTGAGAGCCTGGCCGCCGTCGAAGAATATGCCGACATGATTCAGATCGGCGCCCGCAACATGCAGAATTTCTCGCTTTTGAAACTCGCGGGAAGGGCCCGCAAACCGGTGCTTCTGAAGCGGGGGATGTCGGCGACTCTCGACGAATTTCTGATGGCGGCGGAATACATCATGTCGGAAGGAAACTATCAGGTGGCCCTGTGCGAACGCGGGGTCCGGACCTTTGCGGACCATACCCGCAATACCCTGGACCTGAGCGTAGTTCCCGCGGTCAAGCGGCTTTCACACCTTCCGATCATCGTCGATCCCAGTCATGGAACCGGCAAACGCGATAAGGTGATCCCGTTGTCGCGGGCTGCCATCGCGGTGGGGGCCGATGGTCTGATCATTGAAGTGCATCCGCAGCCCGACCATGCCCTGTCGGACGGGGCCCAATCACTTTATCCGACGCAATTTGAGCGTTTGATGTCAGAGATCGGCCAAATCGCTCCCGTGGTGGACCGTACCCTCACCTGATTGATTGAATCCATGCTGCAACAAAGATTCCCTATCGGAATGTCGAGGTTCGTCCGCTTTCTCCTCGCCCTGGCGAGCGTGACCGCTCTGCTGCTGCTCTTCGCCTGCGAAGACAGTGATTCTCCGCCATCCACCCCGCCAGAGGGAACACACTTTGCTTACGTTTCAAACGGGCTGGGCAATTCGGTCTCGATCATTGACTTGAAATCCTTTCACGTCGTGAAAGACCTGCGCGTCGGAAAGAGTCCCACGGGCGCGGCCGCGTGTCCGCAATCGAAGTTCGTCTTCATCGTGAATACAGATTCAAACTCCGTTTCGGTGATTGATTCATCGAAGCAGGAGGTGGTCCGGACCATCCCGGTTCATTCCAAACCCTTCTATGTTTTCTTTACACCGGACGGAAGAAGGGCCTTCGTCCCCAACTCCGCATCAAATGATGTCTCGGTGATCGACGTCTCGAGATTGGTGGTCGAGAAAACCATCCGGGTGGGCATGGGGCCGACGCAAGCCCTTATGAGTCCGCATAAATCCACTCTTTTTGTCGCCTGCTACGTCGGGGCTCAAATTGCGGCCATTGACACAACGGAACTTCGGTTAACCAGCACGATTCCTGGAGTGGCGCACCCGACTTCGCTCGCCATTCTTCCGGACGACTCCAAACTCTTCGTCTCAAGCGCCGACACTGGGCAGGTGACCGTGATCGACGCCTTGAAGAAGGAGCGGATTGCGACCCTGTTAACGGGAAAATCCCCGGTGTTTCTCCGCCTGAAGCCGGACGGGGGCGAGTTGTTTGTCAGCGATTTTTTGAACGACACCATTTCCATCATCAACACCGCCGCTAACGACATCTCTGTGACCTTTCCCGTGGGAAAGCAACCCAACCAGACCGTGGTTACGGGCGACAACACTCGGTTGTTTGTCGCAAATTTCGGTTCGGGCTCGGTCCTCGCCTTCAACGTCGACGAGCGCACGGTTCTCAATTCAATCCCCGTAGGGTCCGGGCCGGACGCCATGGTGTTGACGCCCGGCGATCGATATCTGCTGGTCGCCAACTCCCGCTCGAACGACGTGTCTGTTATTGACACCGCCACCAACCAGGTTTTCACGGTCCTTTCGGTCGGTCCCTCTCCCCGCGCCATCGCCATCCAATAAGATTTTTGCTTTCCCCTCGGGTGCCGCAGGCATGCGCTCTT
This genomic window from Terriglobia bacterium contains:
- a CDS encoding insulinase family protein produces the protein MIIPAGLPGQSAPPRLRKPGTPAAKEPAQPTPSRLIGNYKSREDHGPYSKVIYRNDLVLIVKEHHATPLASLTLLLKIPGLAPTAENELLLRVAALTLLPSNEPLETNGTESSFSSLGGITRSTVTPDRMEWTVTFPAEAIQKIYPLVVQRLLKTEPSPELVTSALKTLSRPEGMNDRSAGGRELFILMGYPAPISVPSEATPDLLTSLKQFLTHSLQASQMIVSVVGDFDRERVIQQVGEHFLRLPEQPSKPKATPVPISPTPGLQYTLLQSTDGLAGAGFYFHSKPAWTPTFAVLSSLLARGEMSSLRHDLMYQRALISSLSAEGLQVDGENFFAVHFSCPSEALDQATVYLLARLRQITSAAPSDDEMLRARRQFTLAWELANRAPSAVSERLAEYEAGRGYLAYTTVLSDLDKVTAEEVAGAANGLFTLDTAHAIERWPMALASRPFTPASYRDFVDLAVPRALNKIGKKAEQGSANLPASPERSAPYVGNLDRSQLKAEPWNKYSILRGPNVFVNEFHLSPLVTIEVLYPGGQFFESNDLAGMTALAVWSSIQSTKDKTHDELWFQLESLGATLVPLVKNDLFGYALTAPPSTAPACIDLLLEMLLEPRFSTEDVAAVKLQLLEQLQSQLESPRSFAADKLRTSFFSHTDLYPSLAKRMATVRKATEKDMAAWWERIQKDIQPTLVILGDTQGTEYVAPFARKLSSSKWKPGSFEPLSTIKTPKLPAMVQDSVQTALSPLLMMGFHGPAFGAPETDVIEIAKWLFKDVFNHPRVTEFFYLRSFEGDRDERPGDPTALANQALRQMSALLASNSAVPAAQKMWQTDRKLQDLDSVFKGLSFFRRSFGSPDVESAGKAEQTASQMTAPQLRDALTTIFQPQNLLACYVTPSSH
- a CDS encoding NAD(P)H-hydrate dehydratase, which encodes MRILSAAEMREVDELTSERHGIPSLTLMENAGSGIAAHCASRVNSLGSTQILIVCGKGNNGGDGLVAARYLIQRGLSIHVVLLASYEQVKGDARANLDALIQTGLRPHSIMKIEDWVEYASSMPALDLVVDAILGTGLTHPVEGFLSQVIEDINRRFSPETVLAVDLPSGLVADSHEVVGPAIRAHTTLTMTAPKVCLAFPPAAELAGEVQVIPIGSPDSLVDERAKQNLYWLKESDCRFVVAPRPVGSNKGAYGHALIIAGSVGKTGAAALAGRSALRAGAGLVTVATAASAQPLVAQSMPELMTIPLAETPVGSVDLACFDYGVLDNALSGKTVLAIGPGMSMFPDTQEFIRRVVTRYRLPMILDADAVNAFVDHTSDLDGKGRTLILTPHPGEFARLIRTTPQVVQADRRDFAREFATRHQVILVLKGFRTVVATPEGDILVSPAGNPGMAKGGSGDALTGIMAGLLSQFSKAPPARVASAAVFLHGRAGDYARDRWGETAMLAGDLIDSLPEVLRDLARSTTPLSDRTTL
- the tsaE gene encoding tRNA (adenosine(37)-N6)-threonylcarbamoyltransferase complex ATPase subunit type 1 TsaE, whose protein sequence is MPRRMEPTTQEISTHASEETYQFGFNLGRSLSTPRNVLLFGELGVGKTVLAKGLVCGLGIEDPNDVVSPSFTLIQEYHINARIIHHVDLYRVDDPREIEGLGLEELLLDDSAYVIVEWADKLPLSNIPGTIHIHMRDLGDDDRAIQVEYR
- the aroF gene encoding 3-deoxy-7-phosphoheptulonate synthase; amino-acid sequence: MLIVMRSHATPEEIRKVCETIESMGLKAHPIPGAERTAIGVTGNQGEVDIGALEDLPGVVETIAVSKPYKLVSRELKPEDTIVRVGNAAIGCKALAIMAGPCAIESYDQAMTVAETVKKSGARFFRGGAYKPRTSPYSFQGLGIEGLKILAKVREAFGLAIVTEAVDPESLAAVEEYADMIQIGARNMQNFSLLKLAGRARKPVLLKRGMSATLDEFLMAAEYIMSEGNYQVALCERGVRTFADHTRNTLDLSVVPAVKRLSHLPIIVDPSHGTGKRDKVIPLSRAAIAVGADGLIIEVHPQPDHALSDGAQSLYPTQFERLMSEIGQIAPVVDRTLT
- a CDS encoding DUF2848 domain-containing protein; this encodes MKLNMEIVSLENDHRRMVEFEPKLLICAEFSGWKQVLGGDQKASLEKTEGGLLERTPHFFPVSPYLLTNDDRIVVQGKHTSGEVEYVALKFEDEVYLSVGSDHCDRQTETFSLGKSKQLCPKVMARQMILHREIRPYRDELKLSSFVASYDRKVPYQSAFVADLMRLGSLIRSCPLNIDLNGAVMFSGTVPTIADMPAYASHFYFQLELARFKLSIAHDYAIEVLPEAV